A single region of the Streptomyces diastaticus subsp. diastaticus genome encodes:
- the acs gene encoding acetate--CoA ligase codes for MAWDTTDTLGKGDVVSNESLANLLREERRFAPPAELAAAANVTAEAYEQAKADRLGFWAEQARRLTWETEPTETLDWSNPPFAKWFADGKLNVAYNCVDRHVEAGHGDRVAIHFEGEPGDSRAITYAELKDEVSRAANALTELGVRQGDRVAVYLPMIPEAVVAMLACARIGAAHSVVFGGFSADAIAARIADADAKVVITSDGGYRRGKPSALKPAVDDAVARFDTVEHVLVVRRTGQDVAWTEGRDQWWHEVTGRQPAEHTPEAFDAEQPLFILYTSGTTGKPKGILHTSGGYLTQTAYTHHAVFDLKPETDVYWCTADIGWVTGHSYITYGPLANGATQVMYEGTPDTPHQGRFWEIVQKYGVTLLYTAPTAIRTFMKWGDDIPAKYDLSSLRVLGSVGEPINPEAWMWYRKNIGGDRCPVVDTWWQTETGAMMIAPLPGVTEAKPGSAQVPLPGIAATVVDDEADEVPDGGGGYLVLTEPWPSMLRTIWRDDQRFLDTYWSRFPERYFAGDGAKKDDDGDIWLLGRVDDVMLVSGHNISTTEVESALVSHPKVAEAAVVGAADETTGQAIVAFVILRGTASEDEELVAELRNHVGSALGPIAKPKRVLPVAELPKTRSGKIMRRLLRDVAENRELGDVTTLTDSSVMDLIQTKLPSSSSDD; via the coding sequence GTGGCCTGGGACACAACGGACACCCTGGGAAAGGGAGATGTCGTGAGCAATGAAAGCCTGGCCAACCTTCTTCGCGAGGAGAGGAGGTTCGCGCCCCCCGCCGAGCTGGCGGCCGCCGCGAACGTCACCGCGGAGGCGTACGAACAGGCCAAGGCTGACCGGCTCGGCTTCTGGGCCGAGCAGGCCCGCCGCCTGACCTGGGAGACCGAGCCGACCGAGACGCTGGACTGGTCGAACCCGCCGTTCGCCAAGTGGTTCGCCGACGGCAAGCTGAACGTCGCGTACAACTGCGTGGACCGGCACGTCGAGGCGGGCCACGGCGACCGCGTCGCCATCCACTTCGAGGGTGAGCCGGGCGACAGCCGGGCCATCACCTACGCGGAGCTGAAGGACGAGGTCTCCCGCGCGGCCAACGCCCTGACCGAGCTGGGCGTCCGCCAGGGCGACCGGGTCGCGGTCTACCTGCCGATGATCCCCGAGGCCGTCGTCGCGATGCTGGCCTGCGCCCGGATCGGCGCCGCCCACTCGGTGGTCTTCGGCGGCTTCTCGGCCGACGCCATCGCCGCGCGGATCGCCGACGCCGACGCCAAGGTCGTCATCACCTCCGACGGCGGCTACCGCCGGGGCAAGCCCTCCGCGCTGAAGCCGGCCGTGGACGACGCGGTGGCCCGCTTCGACACCGTCGAGCACGTCCTGGTGGTGCGCCGCACCGGGCAGGACGTCGCCTGGACCGAGGGCCGCGACCAGTGGTGGCACGAGGTCACGGGCCGTCAGCCGGCCGAGCACACCCCCGAGGCGTTCGACGCCGAGCAGCCCCTCTTCATCCTCTACACCTCGGGGACGACGGGGAAGCCCAAGGGCATCCTGCACACCTCCGGCGGCTACCTGACCCAGACGGCCTACACCCACCACGCCGTCTTCGACCTCAAGCCGGAGACCGACGTCTACTGGTGCACGGCCGACATCGGCTGGGTCACCGGCCACTCGTACATCACCTACGGACCGCTGGCCAACGGCGCCACCCAGGTCATGTACGAGGGCACCCCGGACACCCCGCACCAGGGCCGGTTCTGGGAGATCGTCCAGAAGTACGGCGTGACACTGCTGTACACGGCGCCGACCGCCATCCGGACGTTCATGAAGTGGGGCGACGACATCCCCGCCAAGTACGACCTCTCCAGCCTGCGGGTGCTCGGCTCGGTCGGTGAGCCGATCAACCCCGAGGCGTGGATGTGGTACCGCAAGAACATCGGCGGCGACCGCTGCCCGGTCGTCGACACCTGGTGGCAGACCGAGACCGGCGCCATGATGATCGCGCCGCTGCCCGGCGTGACCGAGGCCAAGCCCGGCTCCGCGCAGGTCCCGCTGCCCGGCATCGCCGCGACCGTGGTGGACGACGAGGCCGACGAGGTGCCGGACGGCGGAGGCGGCTACCTGGTCCTCACCGAGCCGTGGCCGTCGATGCTCCGCACCATCTGGCGCGACGACCAGCGCTTCCTCGACACCTACTGGTCGCGTTTCCCCGAGCGCTACTTCGCCGGGGACGGCGCCAAGAAGGACGACGACGGCGACATCTGGCTGCTCGGCCGGGTGGACGACGTGATGCTCGTCTCCGGCCACAACATCTCGACCACCGAGGTCGAGTCCGCGCTCGTCTCGCACCCCAAGGTCGCCGAGGCGGCCGTGGTCGGCGCCGCCGACGAGACCACCGGCCAGGCCATCGTCGCCTTCGTCATCCTGCGCGGCACCGCCTCGGAGGACGAGGAACTGGTCGCCGAGCTGCGCAACCACGTCGGCTCCGCGCTCGGCCCCATCGCCAAGCCGAAGCGCGTCCTGCCGGTGGCCGAACTGCCGAAGACCCGCTCCGGCAAGATCATGCGCCGCCTGCTCCGCGACGTCGCGGAGAACCGCGAGCTGGGCGACGTCACCACGCTCACCGACTCCTCCGTGATGGACCTCATCCAGACGAAGCTCCCCAGCTCCTCGTCCGACGACTGA
- a CDS encoding phage holin family protein yields MSAPVGADRSLGQLVASATAELSALVHDEIALAKKQLKQDAQRGLIGSAVGIAALTVLIFSLPMLSFALAYGFRTWTGLNMAICFLLSFAVNVVVAGLLGMIAFVFMKKAKKGKGPQKTVASAKQTAAVLQNAKPHPRPEPVGVLPDVSGRPYPAAAVEAKGAHPDRGGA; encoded by the coding sequence ATGAGCGCACCCGTAGGCGCAGACCGCAGCCTCGGCCAGCTGGTGGCCTCGGCCACCGCCGAGCTGTCCGCGCTGGTGCACGACGAGATCGCGCTGGCGAAGAAGCAGCTCAAGCAGGATGCGCAGCGGGGCCTGATCGGCAGCGCGGTCGGCATCGCCGCCCTCACGGTACTGATCTTCTCCCTGCCGATGCTGAGCTTCGCGCTCGCCTACGGCTTCCGTACCTGGACCGGCCTGAACATGGCGATCTGCTTCCTGCTGTCCTTCGCCGTCAACGTCGTGGTCGCAGGGCTGCTCGGCATGATCGCGTTCGTCTTCATGAAGAAGGCCAAGAAGGGCAAGGGCCCGCAGAAGACCGTGGCCTCCGCCAAGCAGACGGCCGCCGTCCTCCAGAACGCCAAGCCCCACCCGCGCCCGGAGCCGGTCGGCGTGCTGCCCGACGTCTCGGGCCGCCCCTACCCCGCCGCCGCCGTCGAGGCGAAGGGCGCCCACCCCGACCGGGGCGGTGCGTGA
- a CDS encoding MarP family serine protease: MNVLDILLLIAAVWFAVVGYRQGFVIGVLSVIGFLGGGLAAVMLLPVLWDAVTDDAEVTTVVAVVAVVIVIVCASVGQALTTHLGNKLRRHITWTPARALDATGGAVVNVVAMLLVAWLIGGLLAGTTLPTVGKEVRGSKVLQGIDRALPQQANSWFADFRSVLAQNGFPQVFSPFANEPITEVQPPDSGLAASPVAQKAKRSIVKVVGTAQSCGKVLEGTGFVFDERRVMTNAHVVGGVDEPTVQIGGEGRRYDATVVLYDWEKDIAVLDVPELQAPALDFASQDAERGDSAIVAGFPENGGYDVRAARVRGRITADGPDIYRRGTVSRDVFSLYATVRQGNSGGPLLTPKGEVYGVIFAKSLDDPDTGYALTADEVREDVREGRRAVQPVSSDACAM, from the coding sequence GTGAACGTGCTGGACATCCTGCTGCTGATCGCCGCCGTGTGGTTCGCGGTGGTCGGATACCGCCAGGGATTCGTCATCGGCGTCCTGTCGGTGATCGGCTTCCTCGGCGGCGGACTGGCCGCCGTCATGCTGCTGCCCGTCCTCTGGGACGCCGTCACCGACGACGCCGAGGTCACCACGGTCGTCGCCGTCGTCGCGGTGGTCATCGTCATCGTCTGCGCCTCCGTCGGCCAGGCCCTCACCACCCATCTCGGCAACAAGCTCCGCCGCCACATCACCTGGACCCCGGCCCGCGCCCTGGACGCCACCGGCGGCGCCGTGGTCAACGTCGTCGCCATGCTCCTGGTCGCCTGGCTGATCGGCGGGCTCCTGGCCGGCACGACCCTGCCGACCGTCGGCAAGGAGGTGCGCGGCTCCAAGGTGCTCCAGGGCATCGACCGGGCCCTGCCCCAGCAGGCCAACAGCTGGTTCGCCGACTTCCGCTCCGTCCTCGCGCAGAACGGCTTCCCGCAGGTCTTCAGCCCGTTCGCCAACGAGCCGATCACCGAGGTCCAGCCGCCCGACTCCGGTCTGGCCGCCAGTCCCGTGGCGCAGAAGGCGAAGCGTTCCATCGTGAAGGTCGTCGGCACCGCGCAGAGTTGCGGCAAGGTCCTGGAGGGCACCGGCTTCGTCTTCGACGAGCGGCGCGTGATGACCAACGCCCACGTCGTCGGCGGCGTCGACGAGCCGACCGTCCAGATCGGCGGCGAGGGCCGCCGCTACGACGCCACGGTCGTCCTCTACGACTGGGAGAAGGACATCGCCGTCCTGGACGTCCCCGAGCTCCAGGCGCCCGCCCTCGACTTCGCCTCCCAGGACGCCGAGCGCGGCGACAGCGCCATCGTCGCCGGCTTCCCGGAGAACGGCGGCTACGACGTCCGCGCCGCCCGCGTCCGCGGCCGCATCACCGCCGACGGCCCCGACATCTACCGCCGCGGCACCGTCAGCCGCGACGTCTTCTCGCTCTACGCGACCGTCCGCCAGGGCAACTCCGGCGGCCCGCTCCTCACCCCGAAGGGCGAGGTCTACGGCGTCATCTTCGCCAAGTCCCTGGACGACCCCGACACGGGCTACGCCCTCACCGCCGACGAGGTCCGCGAGGACGTGCGCGAGGGCCGCCGGGCCGTTCAGCCGGTGTCCAGCGACGCCTGCGCCATGTAG
- a CDS encoding alpha/beta fold hydrolase yields MTDPATHPAQPATIIRPDGPWTHRDVAANGARFHIAEAGEGPLVLLLHGFPQFWWSWRHQLTALADAGYRAVAMDLRGVGGSDRTPRGYDPANLALDVTGVIRSLGEPDAALVGHDLGGYLAWTAAVMRPKLVRRLAVSSMPHPRRWRSAMLRDMRQTRAGSYIWGFQRPWVPERQLVADGAALAGRLIREWSGPRLPDDEAVDTYRQAISIPSTAHCSIEPYRWMVRSMARPDGAQFNRRMKLPVRVPTLHLHGALDPVMRTRSAAGSGEYVEAPYRWRLFEGLGHFPHEEDPELFSHELISWLKDPEPDR; encoded by the coding sequence ATGACGGACCCCGCCACCCATCCGGCCCAACCCGCGACGATCATCCGCCCCGACGGACCCTGGACCCACCGGGACGTCGCGGCCAACGGTGCGCGCTTCCACATCGCCGAGGCCGGTGAGGGGCCACTCGTCCTGCTGCTGCACGGCTTCCCGCAGTTCTGGTGGAGCTGGCGGCACCAGCTCACGGCGCTCGCCGACGCCGGGTACCGGGCCGTCGCGATGGACCTGCGCGGGGTCGGCGGCAGCGACCGCACCCCGCGCGGCTACGACCCGGCCAACCTCGCCCTCGACGTCACCGGCGTCATCCGCTCCCTCGGTGAGCCGGACGCCGCCCTGGTCGGCCACGACCTCGGCGGCTACCTGGCGTGGACCGCCGCCGTGATGCGGCCCAAGCTGGTGCGCCGGCTGGCGGTCTCCTCGATGCCGCACCCCCGCCGATGGCGCTCGGCGATGCTGAGGGACATGCGGCAGACCCGGGCCGGGTCGTACATCTGGGGGTTCCAGCGGCCGTGGGTCCCGGAGCGTCAGCTGGTGGCGGACGGGGCGGCGTTGGCCGGGCGGCTGATCCGCGAGTGGTCCGGGCCGAGGCTCCCGGACGACGAGGCGGTCGACACCTACCGGCAGGCGATCAGCATCCCGTCCACGGCGCACTGCTCGATCGAGCCGTACCGCTGGATGGTGCGGTCGATGGCGCGGCCCGACGGCGCCCAGTTCAACCGCCGCATGAAGCTGCCGGTACGCGTCCCCACACTGCACCTGCACGGCGCGCTCGACCCGGTGATGCGCACCCGCAGCGCCGCCGGTTCCGGGGAGTACGTGGAGGCGCCCTACCGCTGGCGGCTCTTCGAGGGGCTCGGCCACTTCCCGCACGAGGAGGACCCCGAGCTCTTCTCGCACGAGCTGATCAGCTGGCTGAAGGACCCCGAGCCGGACCGCTGA
- the nhaA gene encoding Na+/H+ antiporter NhaA produces the protein MPGSTPTAFPRPPLRERLRLADALRTETVGGVLLLVAAVAALIWANTAAGSYAAVRDFHFGPAALGLDLSVGHWAADGLLAVFFFVAGVELKRELVAGELRDPRRALLPVVAAVCGMVAPALVYVLVNVSGGGALTGWAVPTATDIAFALAVLAVLGTSLPSALRAFLLTLAVVDDLFAILIIAVFFTSDLDFLALGGAVAGLALFWFLLRTGVRGWYVYLPLAVTVWALMYNSGIHATIAGVAMGLMLRCTTREGEEHSPGEHVEHLVRPVSAGFAVPLFALFAAGVSVSGEALADIFTRPETLGVVLGLVVGKALGIFGGTWLTARFTRASLSDDLAWPDIFAVATLAGIGFTVSLLIGELAFADDPALADEIKASVLVGSLTATLVATVLLRMRNAKYRTLWEAEERDEDENAVPDIEEQDDPAHHRRLAARYEKRAAEHRARAEALEAGDTPNPPPGT, from the coding sequence ATGCCCGGCTCCACCCCCACCGCTTTCCCGCGCCCCCCGCTGCGCGAACGCCTGCGGCTCGCCGACGCCCTGCGGACCGAGACGGTCGGCGGGGTGCTGCTGCTCGTCGCCGCCGTCGCCGCCCTGATCTGGGCCAACACCGCCGCCGGCAGTTACGCCGCGGTCCGCGACTTCCACTTCGGCCCGGCCGCCCTCGGCCTCGACCTGTCGGTCGGGCACTGGGCGGCCGACGGCCTGCTCGCCGTCTTCTTCTTCGTCGCGGGCGTGGAGCTGAAGCGGGAGCTGGTCGCGGGCGAGCTGCGCGACCCGCGCCGCGCGCTGCTCCCGGTGGTCGCCGCCGTCTGCGGCATGGTGGCACCGGCTCTGGTGTACGTCCTCGTCAACGTCTCCGGCGGCGGCGCGCTCACCGGCTGGGCGGTCCCCACCGCCACCGACATCGCCTTCGCCCTGGCGGTGCTCGCCGTCCTCGGCACCTCGCTGCCCTCGGCGCTCCGGGCGTTCCTGCTGACCCTCGCCGTGGTCGACGACCTCTTCGCCATCCTGATCATCGCGGTCTTCTTCACCAGCGACCTGGACTTCCTCGCCCTCGGCGGTGCCGTGGCGGGTCTGGCCCTCTTCTGGTTCCTCCTGCGCACCGGCGTCCGCGGCTGGTACGTCTACCTGCCGCTCGCCGTCACCGTCTGGGCGCTGATGTACAACAGCGGCATCCACGCCACGATCGCCGGCGTCGCGATGGGCCTGATGCTGCGCTGCACCACCCGCGAGGGTGAGGAGCACTCCCCCGGCGAGCACGTCGAACACCTGGTGCGGCCGGTCTCGGCGGGCTTCGCCGTTCCCCTGTTCGCCCTGTTCGCGGCGGGCGTCTCGGTCTCCGGGGAGGCGCTGGCCGACATCTTCACCCGGCCGGAGACGCTCGGCGTCGTGCTCGGCCTGGTCGTCGGCAAGGCGCTCGGCATCTTCGGCGGCACCTGGCTGACCGCCCGCTTCACCCGGGCCTCGCTCAGCGACGACCTGGCCTGGCCGGACATCTTCGCCGTCGCCACCCTGGCCGGGATCGGCTTCACCGTCTCCCTGCTCATCGGCGAGCTGGCCTTCGCCGACGACCCGGCCCTGGCCGACGAGATCAAGGCGTCCGTCCTGGTCGGCTCGCTCACCGCCACCCTCGTCGCCACCGTGCTGCTGCGGATGCGGAACGCCAAGTACCGCACGCTCTGGGAGGCCGAGGAGCGCGACGAGGACGAGAACGCGGTCCCCGACATAGAGGAGCAGGACGACCCCGCGCACCACCGCCGCCTGGCGGCCCGGTACGAGAAGCGCGCCGCCGAGCACCGGGCCCGCGCCGAGGCCCTGGAGGCGGGCGACACGCCGAATCCGCCGCCCGGCACCTGA